One part of the Ranitomeya imitator isolate aRanImi1 chromosome 10, aRanImi1.pri, whole genome shotgun sequence genome encodes these proteins:
- the C10H1orf127 gene encoding uncharacterized protein C1orf127 homolog produces the protein MDYRSQQERMKNLHIITGALLCVLSPAPSCTFPFWRTRLEPIPEASADNVECFLDYMELWVPRRQMDGLLLWLSRVMRFPVNLSSIDRSNQLISRCRYALDMDSNGNVIFRVHYSACNVQTQNGFHVLEIHMVRKSSKGNGRSDRYRMRCPAVTAAMGREKVRCDPNYIQVSRPMPLENAGDQDWFLLFRGEIEVSVGDASLIGVEIEMNKSYVTVKGLRDLLLSPREFLDRQAEVLPLWIGHGVYVYSLEASCPLVTPGPGAEVAFHIPKQRMGLVKRGSYSTETVTLKNIVVLPPINVTVTENKHFVMVNTQAADLLRSQDCITRDNRQGIQDFYSLDLVLEFAEIAHPMNWTLENYYECTGPTSDAVQQETGSKNNEKVETSANNTATGPLTEESNAIQSNAEYPLSSGADPSRSDNITSAMNKATEDDFKEGSVEDVDISGSGDNKEKSSEQISATEMTELGNRTLNITNGSWTLVTKQPGPPERLQDKHGEISNVPLSNSTVTEESKHLRSNNVTSTLATTTCSLEIGGKHKTSNMESSEEARRTVVHSDVIGDGGSEASSAVVKQKDSTRPRNSQQVSSKEIPSSEKRAKDDEDLWEVLIGDTLMELLDETTRDGFVSPTYRHRASSRRDTGSLEKTKTEKVPEKKTDETSGSSVTRQRRSARDLQHMSEDGVLSSSHIDWRIYGSPHEDLLYNARRDDIETIRSAEQLIVEE, from the exons ACAACGTTGAATGCTTTCTGGATTACATGGAGCTCTGGGTCCCCCGGAGACAGATGGACGGGCTGCTGCTCTGGCTGTCACGAGTGATGAGGTTCCCAG TAAATCTCAGCTCGATAGATCGATCAAATCAGCTGATCTCCCGCTGCCGCTACGCCTTGGATATGGATTCTAACGGAAACGTCATCTTCAGGGTTCATTACTCCGCCTGCAATGTCCAAACACAG AACGGATTCCACGTTTTGGAAATTCACATGGTGAGGAAATCGTCGAAAGGAAATGGCCGCAGTGATCGTTACCGCATGAGATGCCCTGCAGTGACCGCAGCCATGGGCAGGGAGAAAGTGCGATGTGACCCAAACTATATCCAG GTGTCACGGCCAATGCCTCTGGAGAATGCTGGTGATCAG GACTGGTTTTTACTATTTCGAGGGGAGATTGAGGTCTCTGTGGGGGACGCAAGTTTAATTGGTGTGGAAATAGAGATGAATAAATCCTATGTAACGGTAAAAGGACTGCGGGACCTGCTGCTGAGTCCCAGAGAG TTCTTGGACAGACAGGCGGAGGTGCTTCCCCTATGGATTGGACATGGGGTTTATGTATATTCTCTAGAAGCTTCCTGCCCTTTGG TGACGCCGGGCCCAGGAGCAGAAGTCGCATTTCACATCCCAAAGCAGCGCATGGGTTTAGTAAAAAGAGGGTCCTACAGCACAGAAACCGTGACCCTGAAGAACATTGTGGTTTTACCCCCTATTAACGTCACCGTGACTGAGAACAAACACTTTGTGATGGTGAACACCCAGGCTGCCGACCTTCTCCGATCACAG GATTGCATTACGCGAGATAACAGACAGGGGATCCAGGATTTTTACAGTTTGGATCTAGTGCTGGAATTTGCAGAAATTGCTCATCCAATGAACTGGACGCTAGAAAACTATTACGAGTGCACAG GGCCGACGTCAGACGCAGTCCAGCAAGAAACTGGCTCTAAAAACAACGAAAAAGTGGAAACCTCTGCAAATAACACAGCGACCGGCCCATTAACAGAGGAAAGCAATGCAATTCAATCCAATGCAGAATATCCATTATCTTCCGGTGCTGATCCGAGTAGATCTGATAATATCACATCTGCAATGAATAAAGCAACAGAAGATGATTTTAAAGAGGGATCTGTAGAAGACGTGGACATCAGTGGGTCGGGAGACAACAAAGAGAAGAGTTCTGAGCAAATCAGTGCAACTGAAATGACTGAACTGGGAAACCGAACGTTAAATATCACTAATGGCTCCTGGACTTTGGTGACCAAACAGCCAGGTCCCCCGGAACGTCTCCAAGACAAACACGGCGAGATCTCCAACGTTCCTCTTTCCAACTCAACTGTGACGGAGGAGTCAAAACATTTAAGATCAAACAACGTGACTTCTACATTGGCCACTACAACTTGTTCCCTTGAAATTGGAGGGAAACATAAGACATCGAACATGGAATCTTCAGAGGAGGCGAGACGGACCGTGGTCCATTCAGATGTGATCGGGGATGGAGGATCGGAGGCATCTTCAGCCGTCGTGAAGCAGAAAGACTCCACAAGGCCAAGGAATTCTCAGCAAGTTTCTAGTAAGGAAATTCCGTCTTCGGAAAAAAGGGCCAAAGATGATGAGGACCTGTGGGAAGTGCTGATTGGAGACACACTGATGGAACTGTTAGATGAGACGACAAGAGATGGGTTTGTATCCCCTACGTATAGACATCGCGCATCGAGCAGAAGAGACACCGGGTCTTTAGAAAAAACTAAAACTGAAAAGGTTCCGGAGAAGAAGACGGATGAAACTTCTGGCTCATCAGTAACACGTCAAAGGAGATCAGCGAGAGATCTCCAGCACATGTCTGAGGATGGCGTCCTCTCCAGCAGCCATATAGACTGGCGGATATACGGAAGTCCTCACGAGGACCTGTTATATAATGCGAGAAGAGACGACATAGAGACGATCAGGTCTGCAGAGCAACTCATAGTGGAGGAGTGA